Proteins encoded within one genomic window of Saccharopolyspora pogona:
- a CDS encoding thioesterase II family protein — MVLTAVRNDYRAVETYRCPLGSKVSCSITVLVGDADPKVTPDDAESWREHTEAEMDLHVFPGGHFYLAEPRYEVLAVITSGLLP, encoded by the coding sequence ATGGTCCTGACGGCCGTCCGCAATGATTACCGAGCGGTTGAAACCTACCGTTGTCCGCTGGGATCGAAGGTGAGTTGTTCGATCACCGTGCTCGTGGGGGATGCCGACCCGAAGGTCACTCCGGATGACGCGGAATCCTGGCGCGAGCACACCGAAGCTGAGATGGACCTCCACGTGTTCCCGGGTGGGCATTTCTACCTCGCCGAACCCCGGTATGAGGTGCTCGCGGTCATCACCAGTGGATTGCTTCCGTGA
- a CDS encoding methyltransferase, whose translation MKTHDAASGTTATVQLQRIIGGHLAYHVLGAAARLDIADHLREGPLTASELSDLIGGDDPEIVDKFLRVAETIGLVRRTSSGQLAETELLALLRRDGGRYRSTVLALTAPGFNRPSEMMHRAVLSGRAHTAQVLGTDLWGYYGTNPEEAKWFGGAMTDLTNLVADLVLARYEFSGRGTIMDVGGSHGIFLSRILHAQPDAKGVLFDRMEVVEEARNHLDQDIRTRIQIVGGNFFEGVPEGGDLYILKSVLCDWDDQSCLQILSRIRNAAMPGASLLIVDWLYPDESDPGLDAIYLQQAISVNGRVRNQEQFESLLKATGFAVTRVERTTPENWIPATIIEAIRR comes from the coding sequence TTGAAGACTCACGACGCCGCGTCCGGAACGACGGCCACCGTACAACTCCAGCGAATCATCGGAGGGCACTTGGCCTACCACGTCCTTGGCGCCGCCGCTCGATTGGACATAGCCGACCATCTGCGCGAAGGCCCGCTCACGGCTTCCGAGTTGAGCGACCTCATCGGCGGCGACGATCCCGAAATAGTTGACAAATTCCTGCGAGTGGCCGAAACGATCGGTCTGGTGCGCAGGACCAGCTCCGGTCAGCTGGCGGAGACCGAACTGCTCGCTCTGCTGCGGCGCGACGGGGGGCGGTATCGGAGTACCGTCCTGGCCCTCACAGCCCCGGGTTTCAACCGCCCCAGCGAGATGATGCACCGCGCAGTGCTCAGCGGCAGGGCGCATACCGCGCAGGTGCTGGGCACTGATCTGTGGGGTTACTACGGCACCAACCCCGAAGAAGCCAAATGGTTCGGCGGCGCCATGACCGACCTGACCAACTTGGTCGCAGACCTGGTGCTGGCCCGGTACGAATTCTCCGGACGCGGCACGATCATGGATGTCGGCGGCAGCCATGGCATATTCCTGTCCCGGATCCTGCACGCCCAACCGGACGCGAAGGGTGTGCTGTTCGACCGCATGGAGGTGGTCGAAGAAGCCCGCAATCACCTAGATCAGGACATCCGAACCCGCATCCAGATCGTCGGCGGAAACTTCTTCGAGGGAGTTCCCGAAGGCGGGGATCTCTACATCCTGAAGAGCGTGCTGTGTGACTGGGACGACCAGAGCTGCCTGCAAATACTCTCCCGCATCCGGAACGCCGCCATGCCCGGTGCTTCGCTACTGATCGTCGACTGGTTGTACCCTGACGAGTCCGACCCCGGCTTGGACGCGATCTACCTCCAGCAGGCGATCTCGGTCAACGGCCGGGTCCGCAACCAGGAACAGTTCGAATCTCTCCTAAAGGCAACAGGTTTCGCGGTCACGAGGGTCGAACGAACCACTCCGGAGAACTGGATCCCGGCGACAATCATCGAAGCGATCCGCCGGTGA
- a CDS encoding helix-turn-helix domain-containing protein: MLETLNAYLSNQRSWQRTSATLHVHRQTVLYRIRKIEELTHHDLSETSDIAELWLALRALELISQ, encoded by the coding sequence TTGCTGGAAACCCTCAACGCCTACCTCTCGAACCAACGCTCATGGCAGCGCACCAGCGCGACACTCCACGTCCACCGGCAAACCGTCCTCTACCGCATACGCAAGATCGAAGAGCTCACCCACCACGACCTCAGCGAAACAAGCGACATTGCCGAACTGTGGCTGGCGCTGCGCGCACTCGAACTCATCTCCCAGTGA
- a CDS encoding oxygenase MpaB family protein gives MLGLAANQEDLAAAMGTFSVCLPRGLVALGVDLPDHDRDDCFHVWSVVGHLLGVDPQLMPAGIDEGVALMERIWGRQTAESDAGKVFTAALV, from the coding sequence GTGCTCGGCCTGGCCGCGAACCAGGAAGATCTGGCCGCCGCCATGGGCACCTTCTCCGTGTGCCTGCCCCGGGGGCTGGTGGCGCTCGGCGTGGACCTGCCCGACCACGACCGCGACGACTGCTTCCACGTCTGGTCGGTCGTCGGCCACCTACTCGGCGTCGACCCGCAACTTATGCCCGCCGGGATCGACGAAGGGGTCGCTCTGATGGAGCGGATCTGGGGCCGCCAGACCGCGGAATCCGACGCCGGGAAGGTCTTCACCGCCGCACTGGTGTAG
- a CDS encoding IS630 family transposase: MIAGVRDARRLSPEAQEDLRRRVVAAVHGGMSQVEAARVFAVAPQSVSRWVQAWRKRGSKGLTGRRRGRKPGEQKALSARRQRKLRYAVAEHTPATFGLTGLVWTRKTVAELIRVRHGIVLNLRTVGNYLRSWGLSPQKPIRKAYEQDPESVRRWLEEDYLAIAARARREGALILWLDQTGIRSDATVARTWAPAGQTPVVGKTGKRFSVNAMCAIGNKGELYFTVYTGSFNGKVFLSFLDRLTRHLDRKVHLIVDGHPVHRRKTIQQWITKHAEAIAMHFLPGYSPELNPDELLNADLKRTVSTSTAPKTRAELKQAVRSFLHRLQKLPDRVRSYFGKPEVRYAA; encoded by the coding sequence ATGATCGCTGGTGTGCGGGACGCGCGGAGGTTGTCGCCTGAGGCGCAGGAGGATTTGCGGCGCAGGGTGGTCGCTGCTGTTCATGGTGGGATGAGTCAGGTCGAGGCGGCCCGGGTGTTCGCGGTGGCCCCGCAGTCGGTGTCCAGATGGGTGCAGGCGTGGCGGAAACGTGGCTCGAAGGGTCTCACCGGGCGTCGCCGGGGTCGCAAGCCCGGCGAGCAGAAAGCGTTGAGTGCCCGCCGGCAGCGCAAGCTGCGGTATGCGGTGGCCGAGCACACCCCGGCCACGTTCGGGCTGACCGGCCTGGTGTGGACCCGCAAGACAGTGGCCGAGCTGATCCGGGTGCGCCACGGCATCGTGTTGAACCTGCGCACCGTCGGCAACTACCTGCGTTCCTGGGGATTGTCGCCGCAGAAACCGATCCGCAAGGCCTACGAACAGGACCCCGAGTCCGTACGCCGATGGCTGGAGGAGGACTACCTGGCCATCGCCGCCCGCGCCCGCCGCGAGGGCGCACTGATCCTGTGGCTGGACCAGACCGGGATCCGCTCCGACGCCACCGTAGCCCGCACCTGGGCACCGGCGGGCCAGACACCGGTGGTGGGCAAAACGGGCAAACGATTCAGCGTGAACGCGATGTGCGCGATCGGGAACAAAGGCGAGCTGTACTTCACCGTCTACACCGGCTCGTTCAACGGCAAGGTGTTCCTGTCGTTCCTGGACCGGCTGACCCGCCATCTGGACCGCAAGGTCCACCTGATCGTTGACGGACACCCCGTCCACCGCCGCAAGACCATCCAGCAATGGATCACCAAGCACGCTGAGGCGATCGCGATGCACTTCCTGCCGGGATACAGCCCCGAACTCAACCCCGACGAGCTACTCAATGCCGACCTCAAACGCACCGTTTCCACCAGCACAGCCCCCAAAACCCGCGCCGAGTTGAAACAAGCGGTCCGCTCCTTCCTCCACCGGCTCCAGAAGCTGCCCGACCGAGTTCGCTCCTACTTCGGCAAACCCGAAGTTCGCTACGCCGCCTAA